A DNA window from Rubripirellula tenax contains the following coding sequences:
- a CDS encoding CHAT domain-containing protein: MPPTLHSLRYSLRRRFAWLAAAALSFCLFSPSQAVFAQGQGTAFGTLGGVEPTGQYPPQTYYLALGVYRGGDLPSALNAFEAALRGSRRNINGRMIDAIPALAMMGECHWHLGNVPAAREISDQVYDIATRYQGWLSRVDWNSTVQMGVQRTKPNWLWPDAASVNLIATSDRMMFLSGNRVTEQSLVAGGAIEELNVRSMDIIEIMRGIATASYRRRIILGPLSEEDSMAVALVSATKFPANLNIPVARSLIGSMRTAGYFSEHDEKSVVAEAARSSTPGGVHPLSPIAMLCQASTLAASANPDDVIPIAANVANAAAVLEQPEWIGEAMQLAAGCTSPARAATVAQMATVAAGSLSRQSRLGTLHCLIAAADAAVTAGDPASASGLLGQAQALSSRRDVIQPRLEAYGAYVLARIAAANGATMGSGKVNDLDKALSSIEGFALRHADRKRSLVSMPRIYQLGLVTQMAGSNVGASTGSKWLKMYCDEPSIDVWRRDPVDAIAGLILDRAPAHAMRINLAAASGYAEDLLQASDAMLAARFVDRQPIGGRILQARAIAGGDDQLLAPEIAELRKAAGPLMAELRGAAINRAEPDAAVAQMMEAKATLLAINRTSLPQVAVPTLDPKLPIAKLGPRTAMLTYTHVGNRLYATLSADGKVVMWNVAAGNRIPGDISRLMMSIGVGKTRGKRLPEDDEWKTIAVSIRQKLFPEGNQITAERFDELIIVPDGPLWYLPFELLPIGEPDSPLISEKIAIRYAPTPGIAVKPTAMPATSRVVGITTDQFFAPRDVDLNASIVDSVVDVIKEPLRLPDQLNVPTGLVGDRVGHLVVASARPANLKNPLATGLATYDQSSPYGTVEGWLRFPVGSPASVVLFGLRTSIDIGQIGSGDELFTTLVGLHVAGARSVLLSRWAVGGESSAMLLREFLQELPFMGMNESWRRATTLIRQRELDPTAEPLLMQSEHDRQGITGDQPLFWSGYLVSSPPHPTAE, from the coding sequence GTGCCACCGACCCTCCATTCGCTTCGATATTCGCTTCGGCGCAGGTTTGCTTGGCTTGCCGCCGCCGCACTTTCGTTTTGCCTATTTTCGCCAAGTCAGGCTGTTTTCGCCCAGGGCCAGGGAACCGCTTTTGGGACATTGGGTGGCGTCGAGCCGACCGGCCAGTATCCGCCGCAAACGTATTATTTGGCGCTCGGGGTCTATCGCGGAGGCGATTTGCCATCAGCCCTGAACGCTTTCGAGGCCGCGCTGCGTGGATCTCGCCGCAACATCAACGGGCGGATGATCGACGCGATTCCCGCACTGGCGATGATGGGCGAATGCCATTGGCACCTGGGAAATGTTCCGGCCGCTCGCGAAATTTCGGACCAAGTCTATGACATCGCGACTCGATACCAAGGTTGGCTGTCGCGAGTGGACTGGAATTCGACCGTCCAGATGGGAGTTCAGCGAACCAAGCCGAATTGGCTGTGGCCCGACGCGGCGAGTGTCAATTTGATCGCGACGAGCGATCGGATGATGTTTCTGTCCGGGAATCGAGTCACCGAGCAGTCATTGGTCGCCGGCGGCGCGATCGAGGAATTGAACGTCCGGTCGATGGATATCATCGAAATCATGCGTGGCATCGCGACCGCGTCCTACCGTCGACGGATCATCCTGGGGCCGTTATCCGAAGAAGACTCGATGGCCGTGGCGTTGGTCAGTGCCACAAAATTCCCCGCGAACCTGAACATTCCCGTGGCGCGTTCGTTGATCGGTTCGATGCGGACGGCCGGTTATTTTTCAGAGCATGACGAGAAAAGTGTCGTCGCCGAGGCCGCTCGTTCGTCGACACCCGGCGGTGTCCATCCTTTGTCGCCGATCGCAATGCTGTGCCAAGCGTCGACCTTGGCCGCATCGGCGAACCCCGATGATGTCATCCCGATCGCGGCCAACGTGGCCAATGCGGCAGCGGTATTGGAGCAACCCGAATGGATAGGCGAAGCGATGCAGTTGGCGGCCGGGTGCACCAGTCCGGCCCGCGCGGCAACCGTCGCCCAGATGGCGACCGTTGCGGCCGGATCACTCAGTCGCCAGTCGCGATTGGGGACACTGCACTGCTTGATCGCTGCCGCCGACGCGGCGGTAACCGCCGGCGATCCCGCTTCCGCGTCGGGCTTGCTCGGACAAGCTCAAGCTCTGTCGTCGCGTCGCGATGTGATTCAACCTCGCTTGGAAGCCTACGGCGCGTACGTTCTAGCTCGGATCGCGGCCGCGAATGGCGCGACAATGGGATCGGGCAAAGTGAACGATCTGGACAAAGCTCTGTCGTCGATCGAAGGCTTCGCGCTTCGGCACGCCGACCGCAAACGATCGCTCGTTTCGATGCCGCGCATCTATCAACTTGGATTGGTGACTCAAATGGCCGGCAGCAACGTCGGCGCCAGCACGGGTTCCAAGTGGCTAAAAATGTATTGCGATGAACCGTCGATCGACGTTTGGCGTCGCGACCCCGTCGACGCGATCGCCGGATTGATCCTCGACCGAGCACCGGCTCATGCGATGCGAATCAACTTGGCTGCCGCGTCGGGATACGCGGAAGACCTACTGCAAGCCAGCGACGCCATGTTGGCAGCACGTTTCGTCGACCGACAACCCATCGGCGGACGCATCCTGCAGGCTCGGGCGATCGCCGGAGGTGACGATCAACTGCTTGCACCGGAAATCGCCGAGCTACGAAAGGCCGCCGGGCCGTTGATGGCCGAACTGCGAGGCGCCGCAATCAATCGCGCCGAGCCCGATGCCGCGGTGGCACAAATGATGGAGGCCAAGGCAACGTTGTTGGCGATCAACCGCACCAGCTTGCCGCAAGTAGCCGTGCCCACCTTAGACCCGAAATTGCCGATCGCGAAACTGGGCCCCCGCACAGCGATGTTGACCTACACGCACGTCGGCAACCGTTTGTATGCGACTCTATCGGCCGACGGCAAAGTGGTGATGTGGAACGTTGCGGCCGGCAACCGGATTCCAGGCGACATCAGCCGTTTGATGATGAGCATCGGTGTTGGCAAGACTCGCGGAAAGCGTTTACCCGAGGATGACGAATGGAAAACGATCGCTGTGTCGATCCGACAAAAACTGTTCCCCGAAGGCAATCAGATCACCGCCGAGCGATTCGACGAACTGATCATCGTGCCGGACGGACCGCTGTGGTATTTGCCGTTCGAGTTGCTGCCGATTGGCGAGCCCGACTCGCCGTTGATCTCTGAAAAGATCGCCATCCGGTACGCGCCGACACCAGGAATTGCGGTCAAACCGACGGCGATGCCGGCAACTTCGCGCGTCGTTGGCATCACGACCGACCAGTTTTTTGCGCCCCGCGACGTTGACTTGAATGCGTCGATTGTCGATTCGGTCGTCGACGTGATTAAGGAACCGTTGCGATTGCCAGACCAATTGAATGTGCCGACCGGGCTGGTGGGCGACCGGGTCGGCCATTTGGTAGTCGCTTCCGCTCGACCGGCCAACTTAAAGAACCCACTGGCAACAGGATTGGCGACCTATGACCAGTCATCGCCGTACGGAACGGTGGAGGGTTGGCTGCGTTTTCCTGTGGGATCGCCGGCCAGCGTGGTGCTGTTTGGATTGCGAACGTCGATTGACATCGGCCAAATTGGATCGGGCGATGAACTTTTCACGACCTTGGTTGGTCTGCATGTTGCCGGAGCGCGAAGTGTGTTGCTTTCGCGATGGGCGGTCGGTGGCGAATCGTCGGCCATGCTGCTGCGAGAATTTCTGCAAGAGCTTCCGTTCATGGGCATGAACGAATCATGGCGCCGTGCGACGACGCTCATTCGCCAGCGAGAACTCGACCCGACGGCGGAACCGCTGCTGATGCAATCGGAGCACGATCGCCAGGGAATCACGGGTGACCAACCGTTATTCTGGAGCGGCTATCTGGTTTCGTCGCCACCGCACCCAACGGCCGAATGA
- a CDS encoding DUF4832 domain-containing protein has protein sequence MQQRFSIFKTLLILGMGLIGSQCEDSTAQETATAWRTVNVSNTITRVAPWSGIVFWNDNDAVDTDAIQLEYSYVKYNDIVRDKGVYDWTMVETLLDQAASRGHQQILRFYFIYPGEPTTVPDYIKQLSHYKEITAKSEGNPTGFVDWSAPEVQQFALDFYSEFAARYDQDPRLAYLQTGFGLWAEYHIYDGPWKMGQTFPTKQFQTTFLNHLAKQFRDTPWMISIDAADTDYTPFDDQPELLRLNFGVFDDSFLCKPHAKENAKNWAFFGRDRWERGPGGGEFSYYNKKDQKLALSASGPNGRTFQDMASEFHLTFIIGNDQSRYQPMPRIAEAGMAIGYRMTISDCQTNGNDWRIKVTNSGIAPMYHDAFVAIGDRRSATSLKGLLPGKSAVCEIAKGGSKPDISIQSDRLVNGQTIPFEAK, from the coding sequence ATGCAACAACGATTCTCCATTTTCAAGACTCTATTGATCCTCGGCATGGGCCTTATCGGGTCCCAGTGCGAAGACTCCACCGCCCAAGAGACGGCTACGGCTTGGCGAACGGTCAACGTTAGCAACACGATCACTCGAGTCGCGCCTTGGTCGGGCATCGTGTTTTGGAATGACAATGATGCGGTGGATACGGATGCGATCCAGTTGGAATACAGCTATGTCAAATACAACGACATTGTGCGCGACAAGGGCGTTTACGACTGGACCATGGTCGAAACGTTGCTGGACCAGGCCGCATCGCGAGGACACCAACAAATTTTGCGTTTCTATTTCATCTATCCTGGTGAACCGACGACCGTCCCCGATTACATCAAACAGCTTTCGCATTACAAAGAAATCACCGCCAAAAGCGAAGGCAACCCGACCGGATTCGTCGACTGGTCGGCGCCCGAAGTCCAACAGTTCGCACTCGATTTTTACTCAGAATTTGCGGCCCGCTACGACCAGGATCCCCGCCTGGCTTACCTGCAAACGGGGTTCGGTTTGTGGGCCGAGTATCACATCTATGACGGCCCATGGAAAATGGGTCAAACGTTTCCGACGAAACAATTTCAGACGACTTTCTTGAACCATCTGGCGAAACAGTTTCGCGATACACCTTGGATGATTTCGATCGATGCTGCCGATACGGACTATACGCCGTTCGACGATCAACCCGAATTGTTGCGACTGAACTTTGGCGTCTTTGACGATTCGTTCTTGTGTAAACCGCATGCCAAAGAGAACGCCAAAAACTGGGCATTCTTTGGACGTGATCGTTGGGAACGAGGTCCCGGCGGTGGTGAGTTCAGTTACTACAACAAGAAGGACCAGAAACTTGCCCTATCAGCGTCGGGGCCAAACGGCCGAACGTTCCAGGACATGGCGTCGGAATTTCACCTGACATTCATCATCGGCAACGACCAATCGCGATACCAACCGATGCCACGCATCGCCGAAGCGGGAATGGCAATCGGCTATCGCATGACCATTTCGGATTGCCAAACCAACGGCAACGATTGGCGAATCAAAGTCACCAATAGCGGCATCGCGCCGATGTACCACGACGCATTTGTGGCGATCGGTGACCGCCGCTCGGCAACGTCGCTGAAAGGCCTGCTACCGGGGAAATCCGCCGTTTGCGAGATTGCGAAAGGCGGATCAAAACCCGACATCAGCATTCAATCGGATCGCTTGGTGAATGGCCAAACGATCCCATTTGAAGCAAAATAG
- a CDS encoding AMP-binding protein: protein MAHSERLTATTLVQWIGMRAKLHGDRPALTFLDDETGETTWSYAELWRQCCAVASQLNGIEVAKDDTLPPRAMLLYSPGVDFLAGFLGCQVAGWIPVPTCYPKPNRAMPRLDSVAADCAPSAILGDRYAIDGLDSNKLAPPARSIPRIITSENATIPDGWIDPQTLSSDADAIAFLQYTSGSTSDAKGVVVRHRNVLANLESIRRGFQIEWPSDIDESTDTPNVCGVFWLPFFHDMGLIGGVLAPLYVGGRTILMSPRSFLQRPIRWLQAISKHNATISGAPNFAYQLCVDRISPDQTDELDLSGWRIAFSGAEPVQARTLLDFGSRFSSCGFASNVFYPCYGLAEATLLAAGGDGPAEPTVVTVERESLATGNPRIVPGGRGIGFQKLVACGSACYQTELKIVDPSSRRELSDSSIGEIWIRGQGVTSGHWNRDAENAAMFDAETDDGQRGFCRTGDLGFLHQSQLYITGRLKDLIILRGRNLFPQDIESTALDVVGQSGIQCAAFPVDSGRGEALAIVVEVPRDAEVSTLPDLVRSIRREVIEVHEVDPRHVWLVRPATIPMTSSGKVQRSRCREQFVADDINTKYRYDRCSGSEQVPIPLPLMPANATAKDFQVVLSETENWMTQWLIARAGVDPADIDTAKPFSEYGLDSMTAVEMSGEIEDWSGVELTPMVAWNHPTVSGLSDFIAHEITASTATPIPSVVSDAHLT from the coding sequence ATGGCACATTCCGAACGGCTGACTGCGACCACGCTCGTCCAGTGGATCGGAATGCGCGCCAAGCTCCATGGCGATCGGCCGGCGTTGACGTTTCTTGATGACGAAACCGGCGAAACGACCTGGAGCTACGCCGAACTGTGGCGCCAATGCTGTGCCGTCGCGTCACAGCTGAACGGTATCGAAGTCGCCAAGGACGATACGTTGCCGCCACGAGCGATGTTGCTGTATTCGCCCGGCGTCGATTTCTTAGCGGGTTTCTTGGGTTGCCAAGTCGCCGGATGGATCCCGGTGCCGACGTGCTATCCCAAACCGAACCGAGCAATGCCGCGACTCGACTCCGTCGCAGCCGACTGCGCGCCGTCTGCCATTTTGGGTGATCGGTACGCGATCGACGGTTTAGATTCGAACAAACTGGCGCCCCCGGCCCGCTCGATTCCGCGAATCATCACGTCAGAGAACGCGACAATACCGGACGGCTGGATCGATCCCCAGACGCTTTCGTCGGACGCCGACGCCATCGCGTTCTTGCAATACACCAGCGGCAGCACCAGCGATGCAAAGGGCGTCGTTGTTCGTCATCGCAACGTATTGGCCAACCTTGAATCGATTCGGCGAGGATTCCAAATCGAGTGGCCATCGGATATTGATGAATCAACGGACACACCGAATGTTTGCGGTGTCTTTTGGTTGCCGTTCTTTCACGACATGGGTCTGATCGGTGGCGTGCTGGCACCGTTGTACGTGGGCGGTAGAACCATTTTGATGAGCCCACGGTCATTCCTGCAACGACCGATCCGTTGGTTGCAGGCGATCAGCAAGCACAACGCCACCATTAGCGGCGCCCCTAATTTTGCTTACCAACTTTGCGTTGATCGCATCTCGCCCGATCAAACCGACGAGTTAGACCTGAGCGGTTGGCGGATCGCGTTTTCCGGCGCCGAACCTGTTCAAGCACGAACGCTCTTAGACTTTGGCAGCCGCTTTTCGAGCTGCGGATTCGCGTCCAACGTCTTCTACCCGTGCTATGGTCTTGCCGAAGCGACGTTGTTGGCGGCAGGCGGCGACGGTCCGGCCGAACCCACGGTCGTCACCGTTGAGCGAGAGTCATTGGCCACCGGTAATCCGCGAATCGTTCCAGGCGGGCGCGGTATCGGGTTTCAGAAACTGGTCGCCTGCGGATCCGCTTGCTACCAGACTGAATTGAAAATCGTGGACCCTTCGTCTCGCCGCGAACTGTCCGATTCATCCATCGGCGAAATTTGGATTCGCGGCCAAGGCGTGACCTCGGGACACTGGAATCGTGACGCCGAAAACGCGGCCATGTTTGATGCGGAAACCGACGACGGCCAACGCGGTTTTTGCCGAACAGGCGATCTTGGTTTCTTACATCAATCGCAACTCTACATCACGGGTCGATTGAAAGATTTGATCATCTTGCGAGGTCGCAATTTGTTTCCCCAGGACATTGAATCCACCGCGCTCGACGTGGTCGGTCAGAGTGGCATTCAGTGTGCGGCATTCCCCGTGGATAGCGGGCGTGGCGAGGCACTTGCGATCGTTGTCGAAGTACCACGCGATGCCGAAGTGTCGACCTTGCCCGACTTGGTTCGATCGATTCGCCGGGAAGTGATCGAGGTCCACGAAGTTGATCCGCGTCACGTTTGGCTGGTTCGCCCCGCCACCATCCCCATGACCAGCAGCGGCAAGGTCCAACGGAGTCGATGTCGCGAACAGTTCGTGGCGGACGACATCAATACCAAGTACCGTTACGATCGGTGTTCTGGCAGCGAGCAAGTGCCGATCCCACTGCCGTTGATGCCCGCGAACGCAACGGCAAAAGATTTTCAAGTCGTCTTATCTGAAACCGAGAACTGGATGACGCAGTGGTTGATCGCACGCGCCGGAGTCGATCCGGCCGACATCGACACCGCCAAACCGTTCTCGGAGTATGGACTCGATTCCATGACGGCAGTGGAAATGAGCGGCGAGATCGAAGACTGGTCCGGCGTCGAGTTGACGCCGATGGTCGCTTGGAATCACCCCACCGTTTCGGGGCTCAGCGACTTCATCGCTCATGAAATCACTGCGTCGACTGCAACGCCAATCCCGTCGGTCGTCAGCGATGCGCACTTGACGTAA
- a CDS encoding HD domain-containing protein, with translation MSSKLRRQIAWQAARLMHSRDVTEYFQAKQRAARAVVRGWVKPADLPSNAEIREQVQILARLHEGSRPTNQLRSMRLRAMWWMKQLEEFHPKLIGSVWTGGIREGSDIDIHVFTNHPDTIAMRVEALGGSHTLERKRVVKDGQSRVFTHIHIRDEHPIELTVYSTSLLGFRFRSSITGKPIEHASTAELEKRIQIEHDVDPDQLQANLDDMDTRPDRWNVYLALLMPLESVRENPKFHPEGDVLHHSLQVYDLAKDEAAYDEDFLLAALLHDVGKAIDPYDHVAAGLEALDGFVSERTAWLIQHHMDAHKIRDHSLGARRRRRLSEHPSFDDLMRLSDCDVAGRIAGAETPLLEEALDYIEQLEDMFG, from the coding sequence ATGTCTTCTAAACTTCGCCGCCAAATCGCTTGGCAGGCTGCTCGCCTAATGCATTCCCGTGACGTCACGGAATACTTTCAAGCCAAACAAAGGGCCGCGCGTGCTGTGGTCCGCGGCTGGGTTAAACCGGCCGACTTGCCCAGCAATGCCGAAATCCGTGAACAGGTTCAGATTCTGGCTCGTCTACACGAGGGCTCGCGCCCGACGAACCAGTTGCGATCGATGCGACTGCGGGCGATGTGGTGGATGAAACAGCTTGAAGAGTTCCACCCCAAGCTGATCGGCAGCGTTTGGACGGGCGGAATCCGCGAAGGTTCGGACATCGACATCCACGTGTTCACGAACCATCCCGACACAATTGCTATGCGCGTCGAAGCGCTCGGTGGGTCACACACTCTCGAGCGAAAGCGAGTCGTGAAAGATGGCCAGTCGCGAGTCTTCACGCACATTCACATCCGTGATGAGCATCCGATCGAGTTGACGGTCTATTCGACGTCGCTGCTGGGTTTTCGATTCCGCAGTTCGATCACCGGCAAGCCGATCGAACATGCGTCGACGGCCGAGCTTGAAAAACGGATTCAAATCGAACACGACGTCGATCCCGATCAACTCCAAGCGAACCTCGACGACATGGATACTCGTCCGGATCGTTGGAACGTTTACTTGGCGTTGCTGATGCCGCTTGAAAGCGTTCGCGAGAATCCAAAGTTTCATCCCGAAGGCGACGTGCTTCATCACAGCCTGCAGGTCTATGACTTAGCCAAAGACGAAGCCGCCTACGACGAAGACTTTCTGCTGGCAGCCCTGTTGCACGATGTCGGCAAGGCGATCGATCCCTACGATCATGTGGCGGCGGGCTTGGAAGCACTTGATGGCTTCGTTTCGGAGCGGACAGCATGGCTGATCCAGCACCACATGGACGCGCATAAAATTCGCGATCACTCGCTGGGCGCACGGCGGCGGCGACGCTTGTCCGAGCATCCGTCGTTCGATGATCTGATGCGGCTCAGCGACTGTGACGTTGCCGGTCGAATCGCCGGCGCCGAGACGCCTTTGCTGGAAGAGGCTCTCGACTACATCGAACAACTCGAAGACATGTTCGGATGA
- a CDS encoding class I SAM-dependent methyltransferase, with product MLQKIEIPSHVDARPIPDRVVKRFESAKQRIEAFQDRWDRPQIEQFVAADYSHVFQSLDWTLETQMTIGRRFVEWGSGFAIVSAAAALLGLDVIGIESEDVLLQQGRITVDDWEVPVELVHGNFLPTGAESLADDPMLPSLGHPVENAYDSIGLDIDDFAIVYSYPWPGEDDFHEAVFNRYAARGALLMMFCGPNDIRLYRKT from the coding sequence GTGCTTCAAAAAATTGAGATCCCATCGCACGTCGATGCGCGGCCGATCCCTGATCGCGTCGTCAAGCGATTCGAGTCAGCCAAACAACGCATCGAGGCGTTTCAAGATCGTTGGGACCGGCCACAGATCGAGCAATTCGTTGCGGCCGATTACTCGCACGTTTTTCAGTCGCTCGATTGGACACTTGAGACTCAAATGACGATCGGGCGACGATTCGTCGAATGGGGTAGTGGATTCGCAATCGTCAGCGCGGCGGCTGCACTGTTGGGGTTGGATGTGATCGGAATCGAATCGGAAGACGTGCTGTTACAGCAAGGCCGGATCACGGTCGACGATTGGGAGGTTCCCGTCGAGTTGGTCCACGGAAACTTTTTGCCAACCGGCGCCGAATCGTTGGCCGACGATCCGATGTTGCCCAGCCTCGGGCACCCGGTCGAAAATGCTTACGATTCGATCGGGCTGGACATCGATGACTTCGCCATCGTGTACTCGTACCCATGGCCGGGCGAGGATGATTTCCACGAAGCCGTGTTCAACCGCTACGCGGCGCGTGGTGCATTGTTGATGATGTTTTGTGGTCCAAACGATATTCGGCTGTATCGAAAAACGTAG
- a CDS encoding RidA family protein, producing MSAEARLTELKLVLPPSPKPVGVYKPIVVAGNLAYLSGHGPLKADTKLIKGRLGLDMDVEAGYEAARVTGLAMLATLQSHFGSLDKVNRLVKLLGLVRCTDSFDQQPAVINGCSELFRDVFGEENGVAARSALGTNALPGGIAVEIEAIFEIKV from the coding sequence ATGAGCGCCGAAGCACGACTTACCGAACTGAAACTGGTTCTTCCCCCATCCCCCAAGCCCGTCGGTGTCTACAAGCCGATCGTCGTCGCGGGAAACTTGGCCTATCTTTCCGGTCACGGCCCATTGAAAGCCGACACAAAACTGATCAAGGGCCGATTGGGATTGGACATGGATGTCGAAGCGGGATACGAGGCGGCGCGCGTGACGGGGTTAGCGATGTTGGCCACGTTGCAGTCGCATTTCGGATCCCTCGATAAGGTCAATCGCTTGGTCAAACTGCTGGGCTTGGTTCGATGCACCGATTCGTTTGACCAGCAACCGGCCGTCATCAACGGCTGCAGCGAACTTTTCCGCGACGTGTTCGGCGAAGAGAACGGCGTGGCGGCTCGAAGCGCCCTGGGCACCAACGCGCTGCCCGGCGGCATCGCCGTCGAAATCGAAGCGATCTTCGAAATCAAAGTTTGA
- a CDS encoding RNA polymerase sigma factor: MVDYQNQPPSDADAYLVDQIRKGDQEAWQSLIDRFEGRLLAFTDSRIRNRASSEDIVQEAFVGFLISLPNYDGNRRLESYLFSICAYKLTDHLRREGRRPSIQMHHRGSSGEGAAMEPAGSDRVASSIARSVERKAIEESAVRDAIGEQVDRWKSGEGWNKLKAIELLFVVGMPNKEVAEATGLSEQQIANYKSDFQIRLRSIINRMELDEGVFPELA; the protein is encoded by the coding sequence ATGGTCGATTACCAAAACCAGCCGCCCAGCGATGCAGATGCGTACTTGGTCGATCAGATTCGCAAGGGCGACCAGGAAGCGTGGCAGTCGTTGATCGATCGTTTCGAAGGTCGGTTGCTTGCCTTCACCGATAGCCGTATTCGCAATCGAGCCAGCAGCGAGGACATTGTCCAAGAGGCGTTTGTCGGTTTCTTGATCAGTCTGCCCAACTACGACGGCAATCGCCGATTAGAAAGCTATTTGTTTTCAATCTGCGCTTACAAGCTGACCGATCATTTGCGTCGCGAAGGCCGTCGACCATCGATCCAAATGCACCATCGGGGTAGCAGTGGCGAGGGGGCCGCAATGGAGCCCGCCGGCAGCGATCGTGTCGCCAGTTCGATCGCCCGCAGTGTCGAACGCAAAGCAATCGAAGAGTCTGCGGTACGAGACGCGATCGGCGAGCAAGTCGATCGATGGAAATCAGGCGAGGGTTGGAACAAGCTGAAAGCGATCGAGCTGCTGTTTGTCGTCGGCATGCCCAACAAAGAAGTCGCCGAGGCAACGGGCCTCAGTGAACAGCAGATCGCGAACTACAAAAGCGACTTCCAAATTCGACTGCGTTCGATCATCAACCGAATGGAATTGGACGAAGGCGTCTTTCCCGAATTGGCTTAG